The following are from one region of the Lytechinus variegatus isolate NC3 chromosome 4, Lvar_3.0, whole genome shotgun sequence genome:
- the LOC121413969 gene encoding neurotrypsin-like yields MKIFALVLLALGPIFGIARGDAMDGLVRLNNRGSTNTNAGIVEVYYQGIWRTACAAPYWNSNAATVVCRQLGFTASADVANPGDYYSESVNQPTHTLLDDGLYCSGTEQFIADCMEERPDIGERCPNGEEFAAANCAENKRAEGYEDLKLRAAQLLLNLFHETKK; encoded by the exons ATGAAGATCTTCGCCCTCGTACTCTTGGCTCTTGGTCCAATCTTCGGGATCGCCAGAGGAGATGCAATGGATGGACTAG TTCGACTAAATAATAGAGGTTCGACAAACACAAACGCCGGCATTGTGGAGGTCTACTACCAAGGGATATGGAGAACAGCTTGTGCAGCTCCATACTGGAACTCCAACGCCGCTACGGTCGTATGTCGTCAACTTGGATTCACTGCTTCTGCCGACGTTGCGAACCCAGGGGATTACTACAGCGAAAGCGTCAATCAGCCAACCCACACGCTATTGGATGATGGCCTGTATTGTAGTGGTACCGAACAGTTCATTGCAGATTGCATGGAAGAGAGGCCGGATATTGGAGAAAGGTGCCCCAACGGAGAGGAATTCGCAGCTGCTAACTGCGCAG AAAACAAGAGGGCAGAAGGCTATGAAGATCTCAAACTTCGGGCTGCCCAACTTCTTCTTAACCTTTTCCATGAGACTAAGAAGTAG